A part of Primulina eburnea isolate SZY01 chromosome 10, ASM2296580v1, whole genome shotgun sequence genomic DNA contains:
- the LOC140803483 gene encoding dynein light chain 1, cytoplasmic-like, which yields MLEGKALIEDTDMPLKMQIQAMASASRALDLYDVSDCESLAAHIKKEFDKRYGNGWQCVVGSNFGCFFTHAKGSFIYFTVETLNFLIFKGASSRPSC from the exons atgTTGGAAGGAAAAGCTTTGATAGAGGACACAGATATGCCATTGAAGATGCAGATTCAAGCCATGGCTTCTGCTTCCCGAGCTTTGGATCTTTATGATGTTTCGGACTGCGAATCCCTCGCTGCCCATATCAAGAAG GAGTTTGATAAAAGATACGGGAATGGATGGCAGTGCGTGGTGGGATCCAACTTTGGCTGTTTTTTCACACACGCAAAAGGGAGTTTCATATATTTTACGGTAGAAACCCTCAATTTTCTCATCTTCAAAGGTGCCTCTTCACGGCCTTCTTGCTAA